The following proteins come from a genomic window of Pseudomonas putida:
- the gorA gene encoding glutathione-disulfide reductase, translating to MAYDFDLFVIGAGSGGVRAARFAAGFGAKVAVAESRYLGGTCVNVGCVPKKLLVYGAHVADELEQAAGYGWSLEEGHFDWGTLIANKNREIERLNGIYRNLLVNSGVTLLEGHARITGANEVEVQGQRYSAGHILIATGGWPQVPDIPGKELAITSNEAFYLKELPRRVLVVGGGYIAVEFAGIFQGLGAATTLLYRGEMFLRGFDGSVRTHLKEELEKRGMDLQFNADIQRIEQLEDGSLKATLKDGRELVTDCVFYATGRRPMLDNLGLENTGVELDARGYIRVDEQYQTTAPSILAIGDVIGRVQLTPVALAEGMAVARRLFKPEQYRPVDYQNIPTAVFSQPPIGTVGLTEEQALEAGHKVQVFESRFRAMKLTLTDIQEKTLMKLVVDAETDKVLGCHMVGPDAGEIIQGLGVALKAGATKQQFDETIGVHPTAAEEFVTMRTVTR from the coding sequence ATGGCCTACGATTTTGATCTGTTCGTGATTGGTGCCGGGTCCGGTGGTGTGCGAGCGGCACGCTTCGCCGCGGGCTTTGGCGCAAAAGTGGCGGTGGCCGAGAGCCGCTACCTGGGTGGCACCTGCGTCAACGTTGGTTGTGTGCCCAAGAAGCTGCTGGTGTATGGCGCCCACGTCGCCGATGAGCTTGAGCAGGCAGCCGGCTACGGCTGGTCCTTGGAAGAGGGCCACTTCGACTGGGGTACCCTGATCGCCAACAAGAACCGCGAAATCGAGCGCCTCAACGGCATCTATCGCAACCTGCTGGTCAACAGCGGCGTGACCTTGCTGGAAGGCCATGCGCGCATCACCGGCGCCAACGAAGTGGAAGTGCAAGGCCAGCGCTACAGCGCCGGGCACATCCTCATCGCTACGGGTGGCTGGCCACAGGTGCCGGATATCCCGGGCAAAGAACTGGCCATCACCTCCAACGAGGCGTTCTACCTCAAAGAACTGCCACGCCGGGTGCTGGTGGTGGGGGGCGGCTATATCGCGGTCGAGTTTGCCGGCATTTTCCAAGGCCTGGGCGCCGCCACCACCTTGCTGTACCGCGGCGAGATGTTCCTGCGCGGCTTCGACGGCTCGGTGCGTACCCACCTGAAGGAAGAACTGGAAAAACGCGGCATGGACTTGCAGTTCAATGCCGATATCCAGCGCATCGAGCAGCTTGAGGACGGCAGCCTCAAGGCCACGCTCAAGGATGGCCGCGAGCTGGTCACCGATTGTGTGTTCTACGCCACCGGCCGACGCCCGATGCTCGACAACCTGGGCCTGGAGAACACCGGTGTGGAGCTGGACGCGCGCGGTTATATCCGCGTCGACGAGCAGTACCAGACCACCGCCCCGTCGATCCTGGCCATTGGTGATGTGATTGGCCGCGTGCAGCTCACCCCGGTCGCCCTGGCCGAAGGCATGGCCGTGGCGCGGCGCCTGTTCAAACCCGAGCAGTACCGCCCGGTGGATTACCAGAACATCCCCACCGCAGTTTTCAGCCAGCCGCCGATCGGTACCGTGGGCCTGACTGAAGAGCAGGCGCTGGAAGCCGGGCACAAGGTGCAGGTCTTCGAGAGCCGCTTCCGCGCCATGAAGCTGACCCTCACCGACATCCAGGAAAAGACCCTGATGAAGCTGGTGGTGGACGCCGAGACCGACAAGGTGCTGGGCTGCCACATGGTCGGCCCTGATGCCGGCGAGATCATCCAGGGGTTGGGTGTTGCCCTGAAGGCAGGCGCTACCAAGCAGCAGTTCGACGAGACCATTGGCGTGCACCCGACGGCGGCGGAAGAGTTCGTCACCATGCGGACCGTTACGCGCTAA
- the galU gene encoding UTP--glucose-1-phosphate uridylyltransferase GalU, whose protein sequence is MIKKCLFPAAGYGTRFLPATKAMPKEMLPVVNKPLIQYGVEEALDAGLNEISIVTGRGKRALEDHFDISYELENQIKGTDKEKYLVGIRRLLNECSFSYTRQTEMKGLGHAILTGQPLIGDEPFAVVLADDLCVNPEGDGVLTQMVKLYNQFRCSIIAIQEVDPQETNKYGVIAGDMIRDDIFRVTNMVEKPAPEDAPSNLAIIGRYILTPDIFDIIRNTPPGKGGEIQITDALMQQAQNGCVIAYKFKGQRFDCGGAEGYIDATNFCFENYYKTGKAY, encoded by the coding sequence ATGATCAAGAAATGCTTGTTCCCGGCAGCCGGTTACGGCACTCGCTTCCTGCCTGCTACCAAAGCCATGCCCAAGGAAATGCTGCCGGTGGTCAACAAGCCACTGATCCAGTATGGCGTTGAAGAGGCCCTGGACGCTGGCCTGAACGAGATTTCCATTGTCACCGGCCGCGGCAAGCGCGCCCTGGAAGACCACTTCGACATCAGCTACGAGCTGGAAAACCAGATCAAAGGCACCGACAAGGAAAAATACCTGGTCGGCATCCGCCGCCTGCTCAACGAGTGCTCGTTCTCCTACACCCGCCAGACCGAAATGAAAGGCCTGGGCCACGCCATTCTGACCGGCCAGCCGCTGATCGGTGACGAACCGTTTGCCGTGGTGCTGGCGGACGACCTGTGCGTCAACCCGGAAGGTGATGGCGTACTGACCCAGATGGTCAAGCTGTACAACCAGTTCCGCTGCTCGATCATCGCCATCCAGGAAGTCGATCCGCAGGAAACCAACAAGTACGGCGTGATTGCCGGCGACATGATCCGCGATGACATCTTCCGTGTGACCAACATGGTCGAAAAGCCTGCGCCGGAAGACGCCCCATCTAACCTGGCGATCATCGGCCGCTACATCCTGACCCCGGATATCTTCGATATCATCCGCAACACCCCACCGGGCAAGGGCGGCGAGATCCAGATCACCGACGCACTGATGCAGCAGGCACAGAACGGCTGCGTGATCGCCTACAAGTTCAAGGGCCAGCGTTTCGACTGCGGTGGCGCCGAAGGCTATATCGACGCGACCAATTTCTGCTTCGAGAACTACTACAAGACTGGCAAGGCTTACTGA
- a CDS encoding UDP-glucose dehydrogenase family protein — protein sequence MDLCVIGAGYVGLVTAACFAGMGNRVVCLERDPHRLAQLRQGQCPIHEPGLQALLQSGVGQGLLSFSDQWQPSLAKAQVVFIAVGTPSQEDGSADLEHVLAVADSLGRHLPRSCLVVNKSTVPVGTAERVARHVMQGLRDRSAGFTVEVASNPEFLKEGSAIDDFMRPDRIIIGTDNEAARQCLQRLYAPFVRNRERILVMSPRAAEFSKYAANAFLATKISFINELAGLCAHLGVDIEQVRHGIGSDRRIGSHFIYAGCGYGGSCFPKDIRALVRTAEQQGYQPAILRAVQARNDQQKTLLFTALQQHFGGFMRGRTVAVWGLAFKPGTDDLREAPSLVLLDALLAAGTRVQACDPVALAGVAERYAQALANGQLKLTDDPYACVEGADALALVTEWKQFRQPDFSRVRGLMRMPVIFDGRNIYDPLELSTLGYLYHGIGRPQAGHCKVTAA from the coding sequence ATGGACCTCTGTGTGATCGGGGCAGGGTATGTAGGGCTGGTGACGGCAGCCTGTTTCGCCGGGATGGGCAACCGGGTGGTGTGCCTGGAGCGCGACCCGCACCGCCTGGCACAACTGCGTCAGGGCCAGTGTCCGATCCATGAACCGGGGCTGCAGGCACTGCTGCAGTCTGGGGTCGGCCAAGGGCTGCTGAGCTTCAGCGACCAGTGGCAGCCGTCGCTGGCCAAGGCGCAGGTGGTGTTCATCGCTGTCGGCACGCCCAGCCAGGAAGATGGCTCGGCCGATCTGGAGCACGTGCTGGCCGTGGCCGACAGCCTTGGCCGCCATTTGCCGCGCAGTTGCCTGGTGGTCAACAAGTCCACCGTGCCAGTCGGCACCGCAGAGCGCGTGGCCCGGCACGTGATGCAGGGCCTGCGCGACCGCAGCGCCGGTTTTACTGTCGAGGTGGCGAGCAACCCGGAGTTTCTCAAGGAAGGCAGCGCCATCGACGATTTCATGCGCCCGGACCGCATCATCATCGGCACGGACAACGAGGCAGCACGGCAGTGCCTGCAACGCCTCTACGCGCCCTTTGTGCGCAATCGCGAACGTATCCTGGTGATGTCCCCGCGTGCGGCCGAGTTCAGCAAGTACGCAGCCAATGCCTTCCTGGCAACCAAAATATCGTTCATCAATGAACTTGCCGGGCTGTGCGCACACCTGGGCGTGGACATAGAACAAGTGCGCCACGGCATTGGTAGCGACCGGCGCATCGGCAGCCATTTCATCTATGCCGGCTGTGGTTATGGGGGGTCATGCTTCCCGAAGGATATCCGCGCGTTGGTCCGCACAGCCGAGCAGCAAGGTTATCAGCCTGCAATCCTGCGGGCAGTACAAGCGCGCAACGATCAGCAGAAAACCCTGTTGTTCACCGCGCTGCAGCAGCATTTCGGTGGGTTCATGCGTGGGCGTACCGTGGCGGTATGGGGGCTGGCTTTCAAACCGGGCACCGATGACCTGCGCGAAGCGCCCAGCCTGGTGCTGCTCGATGCCTTGCTGGCCGCAGGTACACGCGTGCAGGCCTGTGACCCGGTGGCGCTGGCCGGGGTTGCCGAGCGCTATGCGCAGGCGCTGGCCAATGGCCAACTGAAACTCACCGATGACCCCTACGCCTGCGTGGAAGGTGCCGATGCACTGGCCCTGGTGACTGAATGGAAGCAGTTCCGCCAACCGGATTTCAGCCGTGTGCGCGGGCTGATGCGCATGCCGGTGATATTTGATGGCCGTAATATTTACGATCCCTTGGAACTATCTACACTGGGTTATCTCTATCATGGCATCGGTCGGCCGCAGGCGGGGCATTGTAAGGTGACTGCCGCCTGA
- a CDS encoding c-type cytochrome, producing MKVLMPALLLSAMGHAVAAPIAMEDQSQLNIPAAQAATQFEPPAESELPDNAFGKMVREGHALFVDTRRLMPEAVGNGMNCSNCHLDQGRLAHSAPMWGAYPMYPAYRKKNDKVNTYAERIQGCFQFSMNGKPPAADSPQMTALSAYAYWLSTKAPTGVEIAGRGYPEVPQPQGGYDFKRGQQVYREQCAICHGDNGEGQKVAGEYVMPPLWGKDSYNWGAGMHRINTAASFIKHNMPLGRPGSLSDQQAWDVAAWVNRHERPQDPRLVDGSVEKTRVKFHANDGVNLYGQKVEGVLIGQGTGS from the coding sequence ATGAAAGTATTGATGCCAGCGTTGCTGCTGTCGGCCATGGGGCATGCTGTTGCGGCGCCCATCGCCATGGAAGACCAGTCGCAGCTGAATATTCCGGCTGCCCAGGCCGCAACGCAGTTCGAGCCTCCTGCTGAAAGCGAACTGCCAGACAACGCCTTCGGCAAAATGGTGCGCGAAGGCCATGCGCTGTTCGTCGACACCCGCCGACTGATGCCCGAGGCGGTGGGTAATGGCATGAACTGCAGCAACTGTCACCTGGACCAAGGCCGCTTGGCACACTCCGCGCCGATGTGGGGTGCTTACCCGATGTACCCGGCATATCGCAAGAAGAACGACAAGGTCAACACCTACGCCGAACGTATCCAAGGCTGCTTCCAGTTCAGCATGAACGGCAAGCCCCCCGCCGCCGACAGCCCGCAGATGACTGCGCTGTCGGCCTATGCCTACTGGCTGTCCACCAAAGCGCCTACGGGTGTGGAGATCGCCGGGCGTGGGTACCCTGAAGTACCGCAACCCCAGGGTGGCTACGACTTCAAGCGCGGCCAGCAGGTCTACCGCGAACAGTGCGCCATCTGCCACGGTGATAATGGCGAGGGGCAGAAAGTGGCCGGCGAATACGTGATGCCGCCCTTGTGGGGCAAGGATTCCTACAACTGGGGCGCCGGCATGCACCGGATCAATACGGCGGCCTCCTTCATCAAGCACAACATGCCGCTGGGCCGGCCAGGCAGCCTGAGTGATCAGCAGGCGTGGGATGTGGCGGCCTGGGTCAATCGCCACGAACGGCCGCAGGACCCTCGGCTGGTGGATGGCTCTGTCGAGAAAACCCGGGTGAAGTTCCATGCCAACGACGGGGTCAACCTGTATGGGCAGAAGGTCGAGGGGGTGCTGATCGGGCAGGGAACCGGTAGCTGA
- a CDS encoding c-type cytochrome produces MTPLSRVLIGSLLILAWPMAHAADGQKIFTQGGANPAAMACMGCHGADGKGIAAAGFPRLAGLPAGYLSKQLHDWRAGSRKQAVMEPLAKALTEDEITAVSDYLASLPGDPTPGLRRQQIADDPTTRLALYGDWSRNIPGCVQCHGPGGSGVGEHFPPLAGQPASYLVAQLNGWRDGSRSNDPNQLMVGVAKAMTDQEVMAIAEFFAKPASQEVKP; encoded by the coding sequence ATGACCCCGTTGAGTCGAGTCCTGATCGGCAGCCTGCTGATCCTGGCCTGGCCCATGGCGCACGCCGCCGATGGCCAGAAGATCTTCACCCAGGGTGGCGCCAACCCCGCCGCCATGGCTTGTATGGGCTGCCATGGTGCGGACGGCAAGGGCATAGCCGCCGCTGGGTTCCCACGTTTGGCCGGCCTGCCGGCCGGCTACCTGAGCAAGCAGTTGCATGACTGGCGTGCCGGCAGCCGTAAACAGGCAGTGATGGAGCCGCTGGCCAAAGCCTTGACCGAGGATGAGATCACGGCCGTCAGCGACTACCTGGCCAGCCTGCCTGGCGACCCGACCCCCGGCTTGCGCCGCCAGCAAATCGCAGACGACCCCACCACCCGACTGGCCCTTTACGGCGACTGGAGCCGCAATATTCCCGGTTGCGTGCAATGCCATGGCCCTGGTGGCAGTGGAGTTGGCGAGCACTTTCCGCCCTTGGCCGGGCAGCCTGCCAGCTACCTGGTGGCGCAACTCAACGGCTGGCGCGATGGCAGCCGCAGCAACGACCCCAATCAGCTGATGGTCGGTGTGGCCAAGGCCATGACCGATCAAGAGGTCATGGCAATTGCCGAATTCTTTGCCAAACCCGCCAGCCAGGAGGTCAAGCCATGA
- a CDS encoding DUF1883 domain-containing protein: MKFVHQREHLNEDDIVVIECSQRCNIRLMNDANFRSFKNGGRHTYHGGHFERFPAKITVPSTGFWNITIDTVTTRPISVTRKPTLTHKIKVIRRSSSKLR; the protein is encoded by the coding sequence ATGAAATTCGTACACCAGCGCGAGCATCTCAACGAGGACGACATCGTTGTCATCGAGTGCTCTCAACGCTGCAACATCCGCCTGATGAACGACGCCAACTTCCGCAGCTTCAAAAATGGCGGCCGACACACTTACCACGGCGGCCACTTCGAGCGTTTTCCGGCCAAGATCACGGTACCCAGCACCGGTTTCTGGAACATCACCATCGACACCGTGACCACCCGCCCGATCTCGGTAACGCGCAAGCCGACCTTGACCCACAAGATCAAGGTCATCCGTCGTTCGTCGTCCAAACTCAGATAA
- a CDS encoding NAD(P)H-dependent flavin oxidoreductase: protein MSNWPDRRILDLLGIELPILQAPMAGASGSPLAIGVAKAGGLGALPCAMLTGEQVRAEIVAFRSACPGLPLNLNFFCHQPPAPDIDRDTRWKLALQPYYTEVGADFQAPTPVSNRAPFDEHSCQLVEQLRPEVVSFHFGLPEAALLQRVKASGAKVLSSATTVEEALWLEANGCDAIIAMGFEAGGHRGMFLSEDINSQIGTFALVPQVADAVDLPVIAAGGIADHRGLVAALALGASAVQIGTAYLFCPQAKVSAAHRRALDSAPASDTALTNLFTGRPARGINNRLMRELGPMSELAPHFPLAGGALMPLRAITDPQGSSDFSNLWAGQALRLGKAMPAEQLTREIAEKALALVGR, encoded by the coding sequence ATGAGCAACTGGCCCGACCGTCGTATTCTCGATCTGCTGGGCATCGAGTTGCCCATCCTCCAGGCGCCCATGGCCGGCGCCAGCGGCTCGCCCCTGGCCATCGGGGTGGCCAAGGCCGGCGGCCTGGGCGCCCTGCCCTGTGCCATGCTCACGGGCGAGCAGGTGCGCGCCGAGATTGTCGCGTTTCGCAGTGCTTGCCCGGGCCTCCCGCTGAACCTTAATTTTTTCTGTCACCAGCCGCCCGCCCCCGACATCGACCGCGACACGCGCTGGAAGCTGGCACTCCAACCTTATTACACAGAGGTTGGCGCCGACTTCCAGGCCCCCACACCGGTTTCCAACCGTGCACCGTTTGACGAGCACAGCTGCCAGCTGGTCGAGCAATTGCGCCCTGAGGTGGTGAGTTTCCACTTCGGCCTGCCCGAAGCTGCGTTGCTGCAGCGTGTGAAAGCATCCGGGGCCAAGGTGCTGTCCAGTGCCACCACAGTGGAAGAGGCGCTGTGGTTGGAGGCCAACGGTTGCGACGCGATCATTGCCATGGGCTTTGAAGCCGGTGGCCATCGCGGCATGTTCCTCAGCGAAGACATCAACAGCCAGATCGGCACCTTCGCCCTTGTGCCACAGGTTGCCGATGCGGTGGACCTGCCGGTGATCGCCGCTGGCGGCATCGCTGACCACCGCGGCCTGGTTGCAGCATTGGCCCTGGGTGCGAGCGCCGTGCAAATCGGCACGGCCTACCTGTTCTGCCCGCAGGCCAAGGTATCTGCGGCCCACCGACGTGCGCTGGACAGTGCACCGGCCAGCGACACGGCCCTGACCAACCTGTTCACCGGGCGCCCGGCACGCGGCATCAACAACCGCCTCATGCGCGAGCTGGGGCCGATGAGTGAACTGGCGCCACACTTCCCCTTGGCTGGCGGCGCGCTGATGCCGTTGCGGGCAATCACCGACCCGCAAGGCAGCAGCGACTTCAGCAATTTGTGGGCGGGGCAAGCGTTGCGGCTGGGCAAGGCAATGCCGGCTGAACAGTTGACCCGGGAGATTGCAGAGAAGGCGCTGGCGCTGGTTGGGCGTTAG
- the modA gene encoding molybdate ABC transporter substrate-binding protein: MRIRLPHPAATALACLLSTNSAWADEVQVAVAANFTAPIQAIAKDFEKDTGHKLIAAYGATGQFYAQIKNGAPFEVFLAADDSTPAKLEQEQDIVPGSRFTYAIGTLALWSAKEGYVDAKGEVLKKNQYKHLSIANPKAAPYGLAATQVLAKLGLAEAIQGKIVEGQNITQAFQFVSTGNAELGFVALSQIYKDGKVTSGSAWVVPSELHDPIRQDAVILNKGKDNPAAKALVEYLKGPKATALIKSYGYER; encoded by the coding sequence ATGCGTATCCGCCTGCCCCACCCGGCCGCCACTGCCCTGGCCTGCCTGCTATCAACCAACAGCGCCTGGGCCGACGAGGTGCAGGTTGCGGTCGCTGCAAACTTCACCGCGCCGATCCAGGCCATCGCCAAGGACTTCGAGAAAGACACTGGCCACAAGCTGATCGCCGCCTATGGCGCCACGGGGCAGTTCTACGCACAGATCAAGAATGGCGCGCCATTCGAGGTGTTCCTCGCCGCCGATGACAGCACCCCGGCGAAGCTGGAGCAGGAACAGGATATAGTCCCCGGCTCGCGCTTCACCTATGCCATAGGTACCCTGGCCCTGTGGTCGGCCAAGGAGGGTTACGTGGACGCCAAGGGTGAGGTATTGAAGAAAAACCAGTACAAGCACCTGTCCATCGCCAACCCGAAAGCGGCGCCCTACGGCCTGGCCGCCACTCAGGTACTGGCCAAGCTTGGCCTGGCTGAAGCCATCCAGGGCAAGATCGTCGAAGGCCAGAACATCACCCAGGCCTTCCAGTTCGTCTCCACCGGCAACGCCGAACTGGGCTTCGTCGCCCTGTCGCAGATCTACAAAGACGGAAAAGTCACCAGTGGTTCGGCCTGGGTCGTGCCGTCCGAACTGCATGACCCTATCCGCCAGGACGCCGTCATTCTCAACAAGGGCAAAGACAACCCGGCGGCCAAGGCACTGGTTGAATACCTCAAAGGCCCCAAAGCCACCGCACTGATCAAATCCTATGGTTATGAACGCTGA
- the modB gene encoding molybdate ABC transporter permease subunit, which yields MPLDASDLGAIWLTVKLASLTTLILLLIGTPIAWWLARTRSWLRGPVGAVVALPLVLPPTVIGFYLLIALGPHGWIGQATEALGLGSVVFSFTGLVIGSTVYSLPFVVQPLQNAFSAIGQRPLEVAATLRASPWDTFVHVVLPLARPGFITATILGFAHTVGEFGVVLMIGGNIPDKTRVVSVQIFDHVEAMEYTQAHWLAGAMLVFSFLVLLLLYAGRRGKPGWS from the coding sequence ATGCCACTGGACGCCAGTGACCTGGGTGCCATCTGGCTGACGGTGAAACTGGCCAGCCTGACCACCCTGATCTTGCTGCTCATCGGCACGCCTATCGCCTGGTGGCTGGCGCGCACGCGCTCTTGGCTGCGCGGTCCGGTGGGTGCGGTGGTGGCGCTACCACTGGTGCTGCCGCCGACGGTGATCGGTTTTTACCTGCTGATCGCGCTCGGCCCGCATGGCTGGATAGGCCAGGCCACCGAGGCGCTGGGCCTGGGAAGCGTGGTGTTCAGTTTCACTGGCCTGGTGATCGGCTCGACGGTGTACTCCCTGCCGTTCGTGGTGCAACCGCTGCAGAACGCCTTCTCTGCCATCGGCCAGCGCCCGCTGGAAGTTGCCGCCACCTTGCGCGCCAGCCCGTGGGACACCTTCGTGCATGTAGTACTGCCGCTCGCTCGGCCTGGTTTCATCACCGCCACCATTCTCGGTTTCGCCCACACCGTAGGCGAGTTTGGCGTGGTGCTGATGATCGGTGGCAACATCCCCGACAAGACCCGCGTGGTCTCGGTGCAGATCTTCGATCACGTCGAGGCCATGGAGTATACGCAAGCCCACTGGCTGGCCGGTGCCATGCTGGTGTTCTCGTTCCTGGTGCTGCTTCTGCTGTATGCGGGACGCCGTGGCAAGCCTGGCTGGAGCTGA
- the modC gene encoding molybdenum ABC transporter ATP-binding protein, translating into MTGSIVARLKLARDDFTLDVDLQLPGRGISALFGHSGSGKTSCLRCLAGLERAASAYIEVNGEVWEDSARGYFQAPHLRPVGYVFQEASLFPHLSVRGNLEFGWRRIAPGERKVSLDQACQLLGISHLLERRPATLSGGEAQRVGIARALLSSPRLLLMDEPLAALDGPRKREILPYLERLHDELDIPLVYVSHAQDEAARLADHLVLLEQGRATASGPIGQTLARLDLSLAQGDDAGVVFEGVVVGHDPHYGLLDLRLPGSEAPLLRITHTAHNMGSTLRVKVQARDVSLTLSADGASSILNRLAVRVRDVHPADNPAHVLVSLDAGGNTLLARITRFSADQLGLHPGQALYAQIKSVALLG; encoded by the coding sequence ATGACCGGATCGATTGTGGCGCGCCTCAAGCTTGCGCGTGACGACTTTACTCTGGATGTCGACCTGCAGCTCCCAGGGCGCGGCATCAGCGCGCTGTTTGGCCATTCCGGCTCGGGTAAGACGTCGTGTTTGCGCTGCCTGGCCGGCCTGGAAAGGGCCGCGAGCGCTTACATCGAGGTCAACGGTGAAGTCTGGGAAGACAGTGCGCGCGGCTATTTCCAGGCGCCACACCTGCGCCCGGTCGGCTACGTGTTCCAGGAGGCCAGTCTGTTCCCGCACTTGTCGGTGCGCGGCAACCTGGAGTTCGGCTGGCGGCGAATTGCACCCGGCGAGCGCAAGGTCAGCCTCGACCAGGCCTGCCAGCTGCTGGGCATCAGCCACCTGCTCGAGCGCAGGCCCGCAACCCTGTCGGGCGGCGAGGCCCAGCGCGTGGGTATCGCCCGCGCGCTGCTCAGCAGCCCGCGCCTGTTATTGATGGATGAGCCCCTGGCCGCACTGGACGGACCGCGCAAACGCGAGATCCTGCCCTACCTGGAGCGCCTGCACGATGAACTGGACATTCCGCTGGTATACGTCAGCCATGCCCAAGATGAAGCGGCGCGGCTGGCCGACCACCTGGTGCTGCTGGAGCAAGGCAGAGCCACGGCCAGCGGCCCGATTGGCCAGACACTCGCCCGCCTGGACTTGTCGCTGGCCCAGGGCGACGATGCCGGGGTAGTGTTCGAGGGCGTGGTGGTTGGCCACGACCCCCATTACGGTTTGCTCGACCTGCGCCTGCCTGGTAGTGAAGCGCCGTTGCTGCGCATTACCCACACGGCGCACAACATGGGCAGCACCTTGCGCGTCAAGGTTCAGGCCCGCGACGTCAGCCTGACGCTGTCGGCAGATGGCGCCTCCAGCATCCTCAACCGGCTGGCAGTGCGGGTGCGTGACGTGCACCCGGCAGACAACCCCGCACATGTACTGGTCAGCCTGGATGCTGGCGGCAATACCCTGCTGGCGCGCATCACCCGCTTCTCGGCGGACCAGCTCGGCCTGCACCCGGGGCAAGCTTTGTACGCGCAGATAAAGTCGGTAGCGCTATTGGGCTGA
- a CDS encoding DNA topoisomerase IB: MLDCTLPASLHYVDDSQPGLSRRRWRDRFIYLDAQGQRVRDSETLARIAALVIPPAYTDVWICADPQGHLQATGLDARGRKQYRYHAQWRELRDQHKYGRMLSFAQALPKLRAQLEVHLARPGLDREKVMALVVSLLDHTLIRIGNQRYLRDNKSYGLTTLRNRHVKVEGSTIRFQFRGKRGVEHNVTLRDRRLANLLKRCMELPGQTLFQYLDEEGQRHSIGSSEINQFLQQLTGADFTAKDYRTWAGSSLALSLLRPLAWEPESEAKRQVANIVKQVAARLGNTPAVCRRCYIHPAVLEHYALGRLAELPGRRVRKGLDPEEVALLLFLQALEQAQAN, translated from the coding sequence ATGCTTGACTGTACCTTACCCGCCAGCCTGCATTACGTTGACGATAGCCAGCCCGGCCTGAGCCGGCGCCGCTGGCGCGACCGTTTCATCTACCTCGATGCCCAAGGCCAACGCGTGCGCGACAGCGAGACGCTGGCGCGCATCGCCGCCCTGGTGATACCACCGGCGTACACCGATGTGTGGATCTGCGCCGACCCGCAGGGTCACCTGCAAGCCACAGGGCTCGATGCACGTGGCCGCAAGCAATACCGTTACCATGCTCAGTGGCGCGAGCTGCGCGACCAGCACAAATATGGGCGCATGCTGTCCTTCGCCCAGGCTTTGCCCAAGCTTCGCGCACAATTGGAAGTACACCTGGCGCGCCCAGGGCTGGACCGGGAAAAGGTCATGGCGCTGGTGGTCAGCCTGCTGGACCACACACTGATCCGCATCGGCAACCAGCGCTACCTGCGCGACAACAAATCCTACGGTCTGACCACGCTGCGCAACCGCCACGTCAAGGTCGAGGGCAGCACCATCCGCTTCCAGTTCCGCGGAAAGCGTGGCGTGGAACACAATGTCACCCTGCGCGACCGACGCCTGGCCAACCTGCTCAAACGGTGCATGGAGCTGCCGGGGCAGACGCTGTTCCAGTACCTGGACGAAGAAGGCCAGCGGCACAGCATTGGGTCCAGTGAGATCAACCAGTTCCTGCAACAACTGACCGGGGCCGATTTCACTGCCAAGGATTACCGCACCTGGGCAGGTAGCAGCCTGGCACTGAGCCTGCTCAGGCCCCTGGCCTGGGAGCCGGAGAGCGAGGCAAAGCGCCAGGTTGCGAACATCGTCAAGCAGGTAGCCGCGCGCCTGGGCAACACCCCGGCCGTGTGCAGGCGCTGCTACATCCACCCTGCCGTGCTGGAGCATTATGCCCTGGGGCGCTTGGCAGAGCTTCCTGGCCGCCGTGTGCGCAAAGGCCTTGATCCTGAAGAAGTGGCGTTGCTGTTGTTTTTGCAGGCACTGGAGCAAGCACAAGCCAATTGA
- the csrA gene encoding carbon storage regulator CsrA, with the protein MLILTRKVGESIVINDDIKVTILGVKGMQVRIGIDAPKDVQVHREEIFKRIQAGSPAPEKHDDQH; encoded by the coding sequence ATGCTGATACTCACCCGTAAGGTTGGCGAAAGCATCGTCATCAACGATGACATCAAAGTCACCATTCTGGGCGTGAAGGGGATGCAGGTGAGGATTGGCATCGATGCACCAAAGGATGTTCAGGTGCACCGTGAAGAAATCTTCAAGCGTATCCAGGCCGGCAGCCCTGCCCCGGAAAAGCACGACGACCAACACTGA